GAAGTCCGTGCTGCTCAACTCCGGTGCCGAGGCAGTAGAAAACGCCGTGAAGATCGCCCGCGCCTACACCAAGAAAAACGCCGTGGTGGTCTTTGACAATGGCTACCACGGGCGCACCAACCTCACCTTGGCCATGACCGCGAAGAACAAGCCATATAAGACCGGCTTTGGACCATTCGCCGGCGATGTCTACCGCGCGCCCATGAGCTACCCGCTTCGCGATGGCCTCAGCGGCAAAGAAGCAGCCGATCGCGCCATCAAGATGATCGAGCAGGAAGTCGGCGCCGAAAACCTCGCCTGCGTCGTCATCGAACCCATCCAGGGCGAAGGCGGCTTCATCGTCCCCGCCGAGGGCTTCCTGCCCGCCATCGTGGACTGGTGTCGAGCCAACGACGTGGTCTTTGTTGCCGACGAAATCCAAGCCGGCCTGACCCGTGCGGGCAAGTGGTTCGCCAGCGAGCACTTCGGCATCGAACCCGACCTGGTGTGCATCGCCAAGGGTGTAGCCGGCGGCATGCCCCTGTCGCTTGTGACCGGCCGCGCTGAAATCATGGACGCTCCCGTCCCCGGTGGCCTCGGCGGCACCTACGGCGGCAACCCCGTGGCTTGTGCCGCAGCCTTGGCCTCACTCGACCAGATGCGCGACCTCGACCTCAATGCGCGCGCACTCGAAATCGAGCAGATCGTTCGCGAAGAATTTGCCGAGCTGCTCGAATTGGACGTGGTAGCCGAATTGCGCGGCCACGGCGCCATGATGGCCCTTGAGCTTGTCGACGCCTCCGGCGCCCCCAACGCCGAGCTCACCGCAAAGGCAGCCGCCGCCTGCAAGCAAAACGGTGTGCTCATCTTGACCTGCGGCCTCGACGGCAACGTCATCCGCCTGCTTCCTCCGCTCACCATCCCTGAAGCGCTGCTGCGCGAAGGCCTACAAGAGCTGGTGGCACAGATCAAGGCACACGCCTAAACCCCACAGCTACCGATGCTGCCCCCGCACCGAAACATCGCGACGAGGGCAGCATTGCTTATTAGTCGGCCAAGGCCTCAGCACAATCACGCAAAGAGCGCTGCGCAGTCTCTGCATCCGGGGCGCGCATAACCAACATGAGCTCATCAGCGTCGGTGCGTTGCATAAACGCACCGGCGCTTTCGCGTACCTGCTGGGCATCACCGCAGGCGAAATGCTCGAGCATCGTCAATGCGCGCGCACGCGCCATCGGTGTTGCATGAGGCCCTGCGAAGGCAGCCACATGCTGTTCGCGAACCTTCTCAATATCGCTTGGCTGCTCGGTGCACAGCGCATTCATCGCCACCATCACATAGGGCGAATCCAATTGAGCACTGGGCTGGAACTGCTGCCGATACAAGCTCAAAGCCTGATCCAAATGATCCGGGGCAAAATGCGAGGCAAATACATAGGGCAGCCCCATCTTCGCAGCCAACCCTGCGCTATAGAGCGAAGAACCAAGCAAATACAAAGGCACATTGCTGCCAGCGCCCGGCACACACGTCACGCCCGGGATTGGGGAACGCCCGGCAAGAAAGCCCTGTAAGTCCTCTACATCCTGGTCAAAGCCCGCAGCCCCAGGTTGACGACGCAAAGCGCGGCCCAAGGTGAGCGGGTCTGTACCCGGTGCACGACCGATCCCTACGTCAATGCGACCGGGATA
This window of the Corynebacterium pseudopelargi genome carries:
- the gabT gene encoding 4-aminobutyrate--2-oxoglutarate transaminase — its product is MKDLEYRLAQERRVASELPGQQSKALDERRQAAVARALAPGLPGFVVDADGGVLVDADGNSFIDFASGIAVTTVGASNPHVAEAIAESARHFTHTSFMVSPYESYVAVAERLNELTPGDFDKKSVLLNSGAEAVENAVKIARAYTKKNAVVVFDNGYHGRTNLTLAMTAKNKPYKTGFGPFAGDVYRAPMSYPLRDGLSGKEAADRAIKMIEQEVGAENLACVVIEPIQGEGGFIVPAEGFLPAIVDWCRANDVVFVADEIQAGLTRAGKWFASEHFGIEPDLVCIAKGVAGGMPLSLVTGRAEIMDAPVPGGLGGTYGGNPVACAAALASLDQMRDLDLNARALEIEQIVREEFAELLELDVVAELRGHGAMMALELVDASGAPNAELTAKAAAACKQNGVLILTCGLDGNVIRLLPPLTIPEALLREGLQELVAQIKAHA
- a CDS encoding LLM class flavin-dependent oxidoreductase produces the protein MRYRTSLLEFASVYEQDSAALALRRIAQTAQMAEALGYHRLWFTEHHNIPRVAAATPAVLIAHAAAHTERIRLGSGGVMLPNHAPYVVAEQFGTLEALYPGRIDVGIGRAPGTDPLTLGRALRRQPGAAGFDQDVEDLQGFLAGRSPIPGVTCVPGAGSNVPLYLLGSSLYSAGLAAKMGLPYVFASHFAPDHLDQALSLYRQQFQPSAQLDSPYVMVAMNALCTEQPSDIEKVREQHVAAFAGPHATPMARARALTMLEHFACGDAQQVRESAGAFMQRTDADELMLVMRAPDAETAQRSLRDCAEALAD